From Epinephelus lanceolatus isolate andai-2023 chromosome 2, ASM4190304v1, whole genome shotgun sequence, one genomic window encodes:
- the tdrd3 gene encoding tudor domain-containing protein 3 isoform X2 has product MTDLTDSLTKEGWYLSDEGITELKGSAEKITHNDLIRIALDSDLRPIGRKVLPSDINSGRTEKLEGPCVLQVQKVRNVSAPKDHEESQGAPRMLRLQMTDGHTTCVGLEFKHLSKISLNTPPGTKVKLLGTVQVKNGLLLLDDSKISVLGGEVDHMVEKWELQRSLAKHSRSNIGAEGGPPPFVPFGQKCARKDEVDSRELDQRKTLQSQSVVKSTDENDEFEKQRTAAIAEVAKTKEGPRTFGGGGNAGSNLSSTASSSRSRDSYQQRRREDRVERAESRQDGNYRELVDERALRDIMEMGFNREAARQALMDNNNNLEVALNSLLTGSSGSRPGPVVAESNKLQPRARGRGRGRSRNEDEEEGAGGRPSGPSTLFDFLESKMGVFSIDEPKSQAPQRHHDSRVNFSNSDYYSKDTSQNKFSSHNDHRQQRNDRPPRFHRDFDFPKPGQEPLSNCTTSQTSAQSQQWRSQERWSRGTSDRLQNDRREMRDEQIFPSSFSATFTQSKEPQQQMEFSGSYHQRSRNGDGGGNVSGPSNRRGVRDNAPKVTDSVGSEPEGRGNSKRTDRIEEPNNSRRKGKTDRPNSEHFDRQRDSGPPNFNMRGGSAPQEVGLSRDCRIMTGDPSHFQNGDMEHKRTGPIKPTNPSCPPNREQPPKKNTTNNPGPKRRSGQGKGQGPRGPEKSHFVEHAWKPGDQCLALYWEDGKFYHARIDAVHPSGSTAVVVFSDYGNCEEVLLHNIKPVSADAL; this is encoded by the exons ATGACGGATTTGACAGACTCCCTGACCAAAGAGGGCTG GTACCTTAGTGATGAAGGCATAACAGAACTGAAAGGATCTGCTGAGAAAATAACACATAATGACCTTATCCGTATTGCACTTGAC AGTGACCTCAGGCCCATTGGGAGGAAAGTTCTACCATCTGATATCAATAGTGGACGAACTGAGAAG TTGGAAGGTCCATGTGTGCTTCAGGTGCAGAAGGTGAGGAACGTCTCGGCTCCTAAAGACCACGAGGAGTCCCAGGGCGCGCCGCGAATGCTGCGCCTACAAATGACAGATGGGCATACCACCTGTGTTGGATTGGAGTTTAAACACCTGTCTAAGATCAG ccTAAATACCCCCCCTGGAACAAAGGTAAAGCTCCTTGGTACAGTCCAGGTTAAAAATGGTCTTTTGCTGCTCGATGACTCAAAAATCTCTGTCCTTGGAGGAGAGGTGGATCACATGGTGGAGAAATGGGAACTACAAAGG AGTCTGGCCAAACACAGCAGGAGTAACATCGGAGCAGAAGGTGGACCCCCACCGTTTGTGCCATTTGGTCAG AAGTGCGCGAGGAAGGATGAAGTAGACAGCAGGGAACTGGATCAGAGGAAGACCCTGCAGTCTCAAAGTGTGGTCAAGAGTACTGACGAGAATGATGAATTTGAGAAGCAGCGGACAGCAGCTATTGCTGAGGTGGCCAAGACCAAAGAG GGTCCGCGTACGTTTGGAGGTGGAGGAAATGCAGGCAGTAATTTATCCAGCACTGCTTCCTCCTCCCGGAGCCGAGACTCATACCAGCAGAGGAGACGAGAAGACAGGGTTGAAAGAGCCGAAAGCAGACAAGATGGAAACTACCGGGAGCTG GTGGATGAGCGTGCCCTGAGAGACATCATGGAGATGGGCTTTAACAGGGAGGCTGCTCGGCAGGCTCTAATGGATAATAACAACAACCTTGAAGTGGCACTAAACAGCTTACTAACTGGATCTTCTGGTAGCAGACCTGGCCCTGTGGTAGCTGAATCTAACAAGCTGCAACCCAGAG ccagaggaagaggaagaggcaggTCCAGAaatgaagatgaggaggagggagcaggAGGAAGGCCATCTGGACCGAGCACTCTTTTTGACTTTCTCGAATCCAAAATGGGAGTTTTCTCCATTGACG AGCCAAAGAGCCAGGCACCTCAGAGACACCATGACAGTAGAGTGAATTTCTCCAACTCCGACTATTACTCCAAAGACACATCTCAGAACAAGTTCTCGTCACATAATGACCACAGGCAACAAAGGAATGACAGACCACCTCGCTTCCACAGGGACTTTGATTTTCCTAAACCCGGCCAGGAGCCTCTCTCTAACTGTACAACCTCTCAGACATCAGCTCAATCCCAGCAGTGGAGGAGCCAGGAGAGGTGGTCACGAGGCACATCAGATAggttgcaaaatgacaggagagagatgagagatGAGCAGATTTTCCCTTCATCTTTCTCTGCTACTTTCACACAATCAAAAGAACCtcagcagcagatggagtttaGCGGATCTTACCACCAACGATCCAGAAATGGAGATGGAGGTGGGAACGTGTCTGGACCATCGAACAGGAGAGGGGTAAGGGACAACGCACCTAAAGTGACTGATTCTGTAGGAAGTGAGCCTGAAGGAAGAGGAAATAGTAAACGCACGGACAGAATTGAAGAACCCAACAACAGCAGGAGGAAGGGGAAGACTGACCGGCCAAACTCAGAGCACTTTGACCGACAAAGGGACAGCGGGCCACCCAACTTTAACATGAGGGGAGGAAGTGCCCCCCAAGAAGTGGGGCTATCGCGGGATTGTCGAATCATGACAGGGGATCCGTCTCATTTCCAAAATGGAGATATGGAACACAAAAGGACTGGGCCAATCAAGCCAACAAACCCATCGTGTCCCCCGAACAGGGAGCAGCCCCCCAAGAAAAACACCACTAATAACCCAGGGCCTAAAAGAAGGTCAGGACAAGGCAAAGGTCAAGGTCCCCGAGGACCAGAGAAAAGTCATTTTGTGGAACATGCTTGGAAACCTGGAGACCAGTGCCTGGCGCTGTACTGGGAAGATGGCAAG TTCTACCATGCCAGAATAGATGCTGTGCATCCATCAGGCTCCACGGCTGTGGTTGTATTTAGTGACTATGGAAACTGCGAAGAGGTCCTGCTGCATAACATCAAACCCGTTTCTGCTGATGCGTTG TAA
- the tdrd3 gene encoding tudor domain-containing protein 3 isoform X1, whose translation MTDLTDSLTKEGWYLSDEGITELKGSAEKITHNDLIRIALDSDLRPIGRKVLPSDINSGRTEKLEGPCVLQVQKVRNVSAPKDHEESQGAPRMLRLQMTDGHTTCVGLEFKHLSKISLNTPPGTKVKLLGTVQVKNGLLLLDDSKISVLGGEVDHMVEKWELQRSLAKHSRSNIGAEGGPPPFVPFGQKCARKDEVDSRELDQRKTLQSQSVVKSTDENDEFEKQRTAAIAEVAKTKEGPRTFGGGGNAGSNLSSTASSSRSRDSYQQRRREDRVERAESRQDGNYRELVDERALRDIMEMGFNREAARQALMDNNNNLEVALNSLLTGSSGSRPGPVVAESNKLQPRARGRGRGRSRNEDEEEGAGGRPSGPSTLFDFLESKMGVFSIDEPKSQAPQRHHDSRVNFSNSDYYSKDTSQNKFSSHNDHRQQRNDRPPRFHRDFDFPKPGQEPLSNCTTSQTSAQSQQWRSQERWSRGTSDRLQNDRREMRDEQIFPSSFSATFTQSKEPQQQMEFSGSYHQRSRNGDGGGNVSGPSNRRGVRDNAPKVTDSVGSEPEGRGNSKRTDRIEEPNNSRRKGKTDRPNSEHFDRQRDSGPPNFNMRGGSAPQEVGLSRDCRIMTGDPSHFQNGDMEHKRTGPIKPTNPSCPPNREQPPKKNTTNNPGPKRRSGQGKGQGPRGPEKSHFVEHAWKPGDQCLALYWEDGKFYHARIDAVHPSGSTAVVVFSDYGNCEEVLLHNIKPVSADALEEDDGYYDSSLEFRRGGDGQPRRTRPTQQYYQPPRARD comes from the exons ATGACGGATTTGACAGACTCCCTGACCAAAGAGGGCTG GTACCTTAGTGATGAAGGCATAACAGAACTGAAAGGATCTGCTGAGAAAATAACACATAATGACCTTATCCGTATTGCACTTGAC AGTGACCTCAGGCCCATTGGGAGGAAAGTTCTACCATCTGATATCAATAGTGGACGAACTGAGAAG TTGGAAGGTCCATGTGTGCTTCAGGTGCAGAAGGTGAGGAACGTCTCGGCTCCTAAAGACCACGAGGAGTCCCAGGGCGCGCCGCGAATGCTGCGCCTACAAATGACAGATGGGCATACCACCTGTGTTGGATTGGAGTTTAAACACCTGTCTAAGATCAG ccTAAATACCCCCCCTGGAACAAAGGTAAAGCTCCTTGGTACAGTCCAGGTTAAAAATGGTCTTTTGCTGCTCGATGACTCAAAAATCTCTGTCCTTGGAGGAGAGGTGGATCACATGGTGGAGAAATGGGAACTACAAAGG AGTCTGGCCAAACACAGCAGGAGTAACATCGGAGCAGAAGGTGGACCCCCACCGTTTGTGCCATTTGGTCAG AAGTGCGCGAGGAAGGATGAAGTAGACAGCAGGGAACTGGATCAGAGGAAGACCCTGCAGTCTCAAAGTGTGGTCAAGAGTACTGACGAGAATGATGAATTTGAGAAGCAGCGGACAGCAGCTATTGCTGAGGTGGCCAAGACCAAAGAG GGTCCGCGTACGTTTGGAGGTGGAGGAAATGCAGGCAGTAATTTATCCAGCACTGCTTCCTCCTCCCGGAGCCGAGACTCATACCAGCAGAGGAGACGAGAAGACAGGGTTGAAAGAGCCGAAAGCAGACAAGATGGAAACTACCGGGAGCTG GTGGATGAGCGTGCCCTGAGAGACATCATGGAGATGGGCTTTAACAGGGAGGCTGCTCGGCAGGCTCTAATGGATAATAACAACAACCTTGAAGTGGCACTAAACAGCTTACTAACTGGATCTTCTGGTAGCAGACCTGGCCCTGTGGTAGCTGAATCTAACAAGCTGCAACCCAGAG ccagaggaagaggaagaggcaggTCCAGAaatgaagatgaggaggagggagcaggAGGAAGGCCATCTGGACCGAGCACTCTTTTTGACTTTCTCGAATCCAAAATGGGAGTTTTCTCCATTGACG AGCCAAAGAGCCAGGCACCTCAGAGACACCATGACAGTAGAGTGAATTTCTCCAACTCCGACTATTACTCCAAAGACACATCTCAGAACAAGTTCTCGTCACATAATGACCACAGGCAACAAAGGAATGACAGACCACCTCGCTTCCACAGGGACTTTGATTTTCCTAAACCCGGCCAGGAGCCTCTCTCTAACTGTACAACCTCTCAGACATCAGCTCAATCCCAGCAGTGGAGGAGCCAGGAGAGGTGGTCACGAGGCACATCAGATAggttgcaaaatgacaggagagagatgagagatGAGCAGATTTTCCCTTCATCTTTCTCTGCTACTTTCACACAATCAAAAGAACCtcagcagcagatggagtttaGCGGATCTTACCACCAACGATCCAGAAATGGAGATGGAGGTGGGAACGTGTCTGGACCATCGAACAGGAGAGGGGTAAGGGACAACGCACCTAAAGTGACTGATTCTGTAGGAAGTGAGCCTGAAGGAAGAGGAAATAGTAAACGCACGGACAGAATTGAAGAACCCAACAACAGCAGGAGGAAGGGGAAGACTGACCGGCCAAACTCAGAGCACTTTGACCGACAAAGGGACAGCGGGCCACCCAACTTTAACATGAGGGGAGGAAGTGCCCCCCAAGAAGTGGGGCTATCGCGGGATTGTCGAATCATGACAGGGGATCCGTCTCATTTCCAAAATGGAGATATGGAACACAAAAGGACTGGGCCAATCAAGCCAACAAACCCATCGTGTCCCCCGAACAGGGAGCAGCCCCCCAAGAAAAACACCACTAATAACCCAGGGCCTAAAAGAAGGTCAGGACAAGGCAAAGGTCAAGGTCCCCGAGGACCAGAGAAAAGTCATTTTGTGGAACATGCTTGGAAACCTGGAGACCAGTGCCTGGCGCTGTACTGGGAAGATGGCAAG TTCTACCATGCCAGAATAGATGCTGTGCATCCATCAGGCTCCACGGCTGTGGTTGTATTTAGTGACTATGGAAACTGCGAAGAGGTCCTGCTGCATAACATCAAACCCGTTTCTGCTGATGCGTTG GAGGAAGACGATGGTTACTATGACAGTTCGCTTGAGTTTCGCCGTGGGGGTGATGGACAACCTAGACGCACTAGACCCACACAGCAGTATTACCAGCCACCTAGGGCACGAGACTGA